The Blautia hydrogenotrophica DSM 10507 genome window below encodes:
- the groL gene encoding chaperonin GroEL (60 kDa chaperone family; promotes refolding of misfolded polypeptides especially under stressful conditions; forms two stacked rings of heptamers to form a barrel-shaped 14mer; ends can be capped by GroES; misfolded proteins enter the barrel where they are refolded when GroES binds) encodes MAKEIKFGAEARAALEQGVNQLADTVRVTLGPKGRNVVLDKPYGAPLITNDGVTIAKEIELEDGFENMGAQLIKEVASKTNDVAGDGTTTATVLAQAMVNEGMKNLAAGANPIILRKGMKKATDTAVDAIMKMSKTISGKAQVANVAAISASDEEVGTLVADAMEKVSKDGVITVEESKTMHTELDLVEGMQFDRGYISAYMSTDMEKMEATLEDPYILITDKKISNIQELLPLLEKVVQANAKLLIIAEDVEGEALTTLIVNKLRGTFQVAAVKAPGYGDRRKEMLQDIAILTGGQVISEELGLDLKEADLSQLGRAKSVKVAKESTVIVDGLGAKEDIANRVAQIRAQIEETKSDFDREKLQERLAKMAGGVAVIRVGAATETEMKEAKLRLEDALAATKAAVEEGIIAGGGSAYIHAAKEVAKMAADLEGDEKTGANIILKALEAPLYHIAANAGLEGSVIINKVKESEPGTGFDALNEKYVDMIESGILDPVKVTRSALQNATSVASTLLTTESVVSIIKEDTPAMPAGNPGMGMM; translated from the coding sequence ATGGCAAAAGAAATTAAATTCGGGGCTGAGGCCAGAGCCGCATTGGAGCAGGGTGTGAATCAGCTGGCAGATACTGTAAGAGTTACACTGGGACCGAAAGGAAGAAATGTTGTACTGGACAAACCATACGGTGCTCCGCTGATCACCAACGATGGTGTCACTATCGCGAAAGAGATCGAGCTGGAAGACGGATTCGAGAATATGGGAGCTCAGCTGATCAAAGAAGTTGCCTCTAAGACCAATGATGTGGCAGGCGATGGGACCACGACAGCTACTGTTTTGGCCCAGGCTATGGTTAACGAAGGAATGAAGAATCTAGCAGCAGGCGCGAACCCAATCATTCTGAGAAAAGGAATGAAGAAAGCTACAGATACAGCTGTCGATGCGATTATGAAGATGAGCAAGACCATCAGCGGAAAAGCTCAGGTGGCCAATGTGGCAGCGATCTCTGCAAGCGATGAGGAAGTCGGAACTCTGGTGGCAGATGCTATGGAGAAGGTTTCCAAAGATGGTGTCATCACAGTAGAGGAATCTAAGACCATGCACACGGAGCTGGATTTAGTAGAAGGTATGCAGTTTGACAGAGGCTATATCTCTGCTTACATGTCCACAGATATGGAGAAAATGGAAGCAACCTTGGAGGACCCTTATATTCTGATCACAGATAAGAAGATCAGCAATATCCAGGAGCTGCTGCCTCTTCTGGAGAAAGTGGTTCAGGCGAACGCAAAACTTTTGATTATCGCAGAAGATGTGGAGGGTGAGGCACTCACTACTTTGATTGTAAACAAATTGAGAGGTACTTTCCAGGTAGCAGCTGTGAAAGCTCCGGGATATGGAGACAGAAGAAAAGAAATGCTTCAGGATATTGCAATTTTGACAGGCGGACAGGTGATATCTGAAGAGTTGGGCTTGGATCTGAAAGAGGCAGATCTTTCTCAGCTAGGCCGTGCGAAATCTGTCAAAGTCGCTAAAGAGAGTACAGTAATTGTAGATGGCTTAGGAGCAAAAGAGGACATTGCGAACAGAGTTGCACAGATTCGTGCTCAGATTGAGGAGACGAAGTCAGACTTTGACCGCGAGAAATTGCAGGAAAGACTGGCTAAGATGGCAGGTGGTGTTGCGGTAATCCGTGTAGGTGCTGCGACAGAGACTGAGATGAAAGAGGCAAAACTGCGCCTGGAAGACGCTTTGGCAGCAACCAAGGCAGCAGTAGAGGAAGGAATCATTGCAGGAGGTGGCTCTGCATATATCCATGCAGCGAAAGAAGTCGCTAAAATGGCTGCAGATCTGGAAGGCGATGAGAAGACCGGTGCGAACATTATTCTGAAGGCATTGGAGGCTCCGCTGTATCATATCGCTGCAAATGCCGGACTGGAAGGGTCTGTAATTATCAACAAAGTAAAAGAGTCTGAGCCGGGAACTGGATTTGACGCTTTGAATGAGAAGTATGTGGATATGATTGAGAGTGGAATTTTGGATCCAGTAAAGGTTACCAGAAGCGCTCTGCAGAATGCGACCAGTGTTGCGTCTACATTGTTGACCACAGAGTCTGTAGTATCTATTATCAAAGAAGATACTCCTGCAATGCCAGCAGGCAACCCAGGAATGGGAATGATGTAA
- the groES gene encoding co-chaperone GroES: protein MKLVPLGDRVVLKQLEAEEKTQSGIVLPGQAQEKPQQAAVVAVGPGGVVDGKEVKMEVAVDDQVIYSKYAGTEVKLDGEEYIIVRQSDILAVVK, encoded by the coding sequence ATGAAGTTAGTACCATTGGGTGACAGAGTAGTATTGAAACAGTTAGAGGCAGAAGAGAAGACTCAGTCTGGTATTGTACTGCCAGGTCAGGCACAGGAGAAACCACAGCAGGCGGCAGTAGTTGCTGTAGGACCGGGTGGAGTCGTAGATGGAAAAGAAGTAAAGATGGAAGTAGCCGTGGACGATCAGGTAATTTACTCTAAATATGCAGGAACCGAAGTGAAGCTTGACGGTGAGGAGTATATTATTGTCAGACAGAGTGATATTTTAGCGGTTGTCAAATAA
- the codY gene encoding GTP-sensing pleiotropic transcriptional regulator CodY, whose product MSVQLLDKTRKINKLLHNSSSSKVVFNDICQVLMETLSSNILVISKKGKVLGVSLCPGVEELTELIEDKVGGYIDHLLNERFLEVLSTKENVNLQTLGFEASDIQRYQGIINPIDIAGERLGTVFMYRNDKSYDIEDIIVSEYGTTVVGLEMMRSVHEENAEEDRKQQVVKSAFNTLSFSELEAIIHIFDELDGDEGILVASKIADRVGITRSVIVNALRKFESAGVIESRSSGMKGTYIKVLNEVIFDELEEIKTQRAKKA is encoded by the coding sequence ATGAGCGTTCAATTATTAGACAAAACCAGAAAGATCAATAAGCTTTTGCATAACAGCAGTTCTAGTAAGGTTGTGTTCAATGATATTTGTCAGGTTCTGATGGAGACGTTAAGCTCTAATATTTTGGTCATCAGCAAAAAGGGAAAAGTATTGGGTGTCAGTTTATGTCCTGGAGTAGAGGAGTTAACTGAATTGATTGAAGATAAGGTAGGTGGCTATATTGACCACTTGTTAAACGAACGTTTTCTGGAAGTGTTGTCTACGAAAGAAAATGTAAATCTTCAGACATTGGGGTTTGAGGCTTCAGATATTCAGAGATATCAAGGGATTATCAATCCTATTGATATTGCAGGAGAGCGCCTGGGAACGGTATTTATGTACCGAAATGACAAATCTTACGACATTGAGGATATCATCGTCAGCGAATATGGGACAACCGTTGTAGGGCTGGAGATGATGAGATCCGTGCATGAGGAAAATGCAGAGGAAGATCGAAAACAGCAAGTAGTAAAATCGGCCTTTAACACACTGTCCTTTTCGGAACTGGAAGCGATCATCCATATTTTTGATGAGCTGGATGGAGATGAGGGAATACTGGTGGCCAGCAAAATTGCTGACAGAGTGGGCATCACCAGATCTGTTATTGTGAATGCTCTGCGCAAATTTGAGAGTGCGGGAGTGATTGAGTCCAGGTCTTCAGGGATGAAGGGCACATATATTAAGGTTCTCAACGAAGTAATTTTTGATGAGTTGGAAGAAATCAAGACACAGAGAGCCAAAAAAGCTTGA